Proteins found in one Fundidesulfovibrio terrae genomic segment:
- a CDS encoding ABC transporter permease subunit, with product MTPASKSLISKLLLAALWLFVLVWPLTGITPQGLEFAKALRIVGAAMAGTLLCLGALKLNKSMNLGVGRAVSSVTSSLSRTPGWLWKWGLVVALAAFPFVSSRYGQDVAINVLVYVALGLGLNIVVGLAGLLDLGYIAFYGVGAYTYALLSIHFQMSFWLALPLCALFAATAGCIIGYPTLRMRGDYLAIVTLGFGEILRLVLNNWMDLTGGPNGLLGIKAPVIYLPDPEKGWELTRTLLKSPTAQYFLILAIAAFTVLAVRRLADSRIGRAWEAIREDETAASIMGVNTFALKLLAYAMGAVFGGLAGAFFSAKMRFVSPGSFTFIESAMVLAMVVLGGMGSIPGIVLGAIALIALPEVFRDFEHYRMLVFGAAMAIMMLFRPAGLIPAKRVGRRSEEAHS from the coding sequence ATGACACCCGCGTCTAAGTCGCTCATCTCCAAGCTTCTGCTGGCGGCCCTGTGGCTGTTCGTGCTGGTCTGGCCCTTGACCGGCATCACGCCCCAGGGGCTCGAATTCGCCAAGGCCCTGCGCATCGTGGGCGCTGCCATGGCGGGCACGCTTCTGTGCCTGGGAGCCTTGAAACTCAATAAATCCATGAATCTGGGAGTGGGACGCGCGGTTTCGTCCGTCACATCGTCGCTTTCGCGCACGCCCGGCTGGCTGTGGAAGTGGGGGCTCGTCGTTGCGCTGGCGGCCTTCCCCTTCGTATCCTCGCGCTACGGGCAGGACGTGGCCATCAACGTGCTGGTGTACGTGGCCCTGGGCCTGGGCCTGAACATCGTGGTGGGCCTGGCCGGGCTTCTGGACCTGGGCTACATCGCCTTCTACGGCGTGGGGGCCTACACCTACGCATTGCTCTCCATCCACTTCCAGATGTCCTTCTGGCTGGCCCTGCCGCTGTGCGCGCTCTTCGCGGCCACGGCCGGGTGCATCATCGGCTACCCGACGCTTCGCATGCGCGGCGACTACCTGGCCATCGTCACCCTGGGATTCGGAGAGATCCTGCGCCTGGTGCTCAACAACTGGATGGACCTGACCGGCGGCCCCAACGGCCTGCTCGGCATCAAGGCCCCCGTGATCTACCTGCCCGACCCCGAGAAGGGCTGGGAACTCACCCGGACCCTGCTCAAGAGCCCGACGGCCCAGTACTTCCTGATCCTGGCCATCGCCGCCTTCACCGTGCTTGCCGTGCGCCGCCTGGCCGATTCGCGCATCGGCCGCGCCTGGGAGGCCATCCGCGAGGACGAGACGGCCGCATCCATCATGGGTGTGAACACCTTCGCCCTGAAACTCCTGGCCTACGCCATGGGCGCCGTATTCGGCGGCCTGGCCGGAGCGTTCTTCTCAGCCAAGATGCGCTTCGTCTCCCCCGGCTCCTTCACCTTCATCGAGTCGGCCATGGTGCTGGCCATGGTGGTGCTGGGCGGCATGGGCTCCATCCCGGGCATCGTGCTGGGAGCCATCGCGCTCATCGCCCTGCCCGAGGTCTTCCGCGACTTCGAGCACTACCGCATGCTGGTCTTCGGCGCGGCCATGGCCATCATGATGCTCTTCCGCCCCGCCGGGCTCATCCCGGCCAAGCGGGTGGGACGACGCAGCGAGGAGGCCCACTCGTGA
- a CDS encoding ABC transporter ATP-binding protein, with protein MSTPVLELRELSAGWGRAPAIREVCLTVMPGEIVTIIGANGAGKSTTLMAVSGILRPMSGQVFYQGQDIAAISAEKLPAMGLCQVPEGRRIFPRLTVAENLDMGAYFRRDSDAVRRDLDHIYSLFPRLSERASQHGGTLSGGEQQMLAIGRALMGRPKLLLLDEPSLGLAPLIVEHIFAIIKRVNEEEGMTVLLVEQNANLALKLAHRGYVMETGRIAMSGAGQELLENPEIRKAYLGE; from the coding sequence GTGAGCACTCCCGTACTCGAACTGCGCGAGCTTTCCGCCGGGTGGGGACGCGCCCCGGCCATCCGCGAGGTCTGCCTCACCGTCATGCCCGGCGAGATCGTCACCATCATCGGGGCCAACGGCGCGGGCAAGTCCACCACGCTCATGGCCGTCAGCGGCATCCTGCGCCCCATGTCCGGGCAGGTGTTCTACCAGGGCCAGGACATCGCGGCCATCTCCGCCGAGAAGCTTCCCGCCATGGGACTGTGCCAGGTGCCCGAAGGACGCAGGATATTTCCCCGGCTGACGGTGGCCGAGAACCTGGATATGGGGGCTTATTTCCGGCGTGACAGCGACGCCGTGCGCCGGGACCTGGACCACATCTACAGCCTCTTCCCCCGTCTTTCCGAACGCGCCTCCCAGCACGGCGGCACCCTTTCCGGCGGCGAGCAGCAGATGCTGGCCATCGGCCGGGCGCTCATGGGCAGGCCCAAGCTGCTGCTCCTGGACGAGCCGTCCCTGGGCTTGGCCCCGCTCATCGTGGAGCACATCTTCGCCATCATCAAACGGGTGAACGAAGAGGAAGGCATGACCGTGCTGCTGGTGGAGCAGAACGCCAACCTGGCGCTCAAGCTGGCGCACCGGGGCTACGTCATGGAGACGGGACGCATCGCCATGTCCGGCGCGGGGCAGGAACTCCTGGAGAATCCCGAGATCCGGAAGGCTTACCTGGGCGAATAG
- a CDS encoding DMT family transporter translates to MTRKSAAMALAITATLWSIGGVFIKSVEWNPLAIAGTRSGIAAVFLLLVLGKPKIRFSWPLIGAAVSTASCMLLFVSATCLTTAANAVVLQYLAPLHVAILAPKFLGEPTKGRDWLALALALGGMTLFFWDEVSPDGQLGIFLALGSSLAFAGIPLCLRKLGDQGGQTEAVLLGNALLAVVCSPFYFQAGQGGYPDLKGVGALLILGVIQTGLAYYIYTKAVRHVRALPAMLIPVIEPILNPVWVFLFIGERPSSHAILGGAIVLGAATMQGLMAARSR, encoded by the coding sequence ATGACACGCAAAAGCGCGGCAATGGCCCTGGCCATCACCGCAACCCTCTGGTCCATCGGCGGCGTCTTCATCAAGAGCGTGGAGTGGAATCCATTGGCGATTGCGGGAACTCGATCCGGCATCGCGGCGGTGTTTCTGCTGCTGGTGCTCGGCAAGCCGAAGATACGCTTCAGTTGGCCGCTCATCGGCGCGGCCGTGTCCACGGCCTCCTGCATGCTCCTCTTCGTCAGCGCCACCTGTCTGACCACCGCCGCCAACGCCGTGGTGCTCCAATACCTGGCCCCGCTGCACGTGGCCATCCTGGCCCCGAAGTTCCTGGGCGAGCCCACCAAGGGCCGCGACTGGCTGGCCCTGGCCCTGGCCCTGGGCGGGATGACGCTCTTTTTCTGGGACGAGGTTTCGCCGGACGGGCAGTTGGGCATATTTCTGGCCCTGGGATCGAGTCTCGCCTTCGCGGGCATTCCCCTGTGCCTGCGCAAGCTCGGCGACCAGGGCGGCCAGACCGAGGCCGTGCTCCTGGGCAACGCCCTGCTGGCCGTGGTGTGCTCTCCCTTCTACTTCCAGGCCGGGCAGGGCGGTTATCCGGACTTGAAGGGCGTGGGGGCGCTGCTCATCCTGGGAGTCATCCAGACCGGGCTGGCCTATTACATCTACACCAAGGCCGTGCGCCACGTGCGCGCCCTTCCGGCCATGCTCATCCCGGTGATCGAGCCCATCCTGAACCCGGTCTGGGTGTTCCTGTTCATCGGCGAACGCCCATCCAGCCACGCCATCCTCGGCGGGGCCATCGTGCTGGGCGCGGCCACCATGCAGGGCCTCATGGCCGCGAGGTCCAGATGA
- a CDS encoding DMT family transporter — translation MSLTTVKLFVTAVIWGGTFIAGRMLGPECSPFTAAFLRFVAASAVLVPYFLMTEGRPSRLDGRTLLLVAGLGATGVFAYNAFFLWGLKSVPAGRAAIIVAGNPVFIALLSRLIFKEPLTRTKVIGVALCLTGAAVVIGRGNPLGLFAGHLSLGDMAITGAMFSWVAYSLLGKQVMGRISPLAAVTFSCLAGMFMLLPPAVSEGMSVQAARLTFSGWSAIVYLGVLGTAVGFLWFYQGIKTIGASKAAVFINFVPVSAAAMGALMLGEPVDASILAGGALVLAGVALTNRPARRP, via the coding sequence ATGTCCCTGACCACGGTCAAGCTCTTCGTCACGGCCGTCATCTGGGGCGGAACGTTCATCGCCGGACGCATGCTGGGCCCCGAGTGCTCGCCGTTCACGGCGGCCTTCCTGCGCTTCGTGGCCGCAAGCGCCGTGCTCGTTCCCTACTTCCTCATGACCGAGGGGAGGCCCTCCAGGCTGGACGGCCGCACGCTTCTGCTGGTGGCCGGGCTCGGGGCCACCGGGGTCTTCGCCTACAACGCCTTCTTCCTGTGGGGGCTCAAGTCCGTCCCGGCCGGGCGCGCGGCCATCATCGTGGCCGGAAACCCGGTGTTCATCGCCCTGCTCTCGCGCCTCATCTTCAAGGAACCCCTGACCCGCACCAAGGTCATCGGCGTGGCCCTGTGCCTCACCGGCGCGGCCGTGGTTATCGGCCGGGGCAATCCCCTTGGCCTGTTCGCCGGACATTTGAGCCTGGGCGACATGGCCATCACCGGGGCCATGTTCTCCTGGGTGGCCTATTCGCTTCTGGGCAAGCAGGTCATGGGCAGGATTTCTCCCCTGGCCGCAGTGACTTTCTCCTGCCTGGCCGGAATGTTCATGCTGCTTCCGCCCGCCGTCTCGGAGGGGATGAGCGTCCAGGCGGCGCGGCTCACCTTCTCGGGATGGTCGGCCATCGTCTACCTGGGAGTGCTGGGCACGGCGGTGGGATTCCTCTGGTTTTACCAGGGGATCAAGACCATCGGTGCGTCCAAGGCCGCGGTGTTCATCAACTTCGTGCCCGTGTCCGCCGCCGCCATGGGGGCGCTCATGCTTGGCGAACCCGTGGACGCCTCCATCCTGGCCGGAGGAGCCCTGGTGCTCGCCGGCGTGGCCCTGACCAACCGCCCTGCCCGCCGTCCCTGA